In Schistocerca cancellata isolate TAMUIC-IGC-003103 chromosome 7, iqSchCanc2.1, whole genome shotgun sequence, a genomic segment contains:
- the LOC126092463 gene encoding uncharacterized protein LOC126092463, with protein sequence MEPSTRRHCATGDDAEARLLHPYSAAGDPEGQPLLKARKKTSLCTSKTSPKPWKRYKVSLLEKLAAREITGGRRIRFQAPKCSPNKKRKVAQRAFDTTASLSSVDATRNEDSSVLCCVGGDSLVKCVKPFDIVPRAVFCFRERFGDGSARSTAADGNNTDGQCTIVDCDYWPCNESASPSNGMIGDVHLQSGTSTPKERMDCDTGRCFRGQETGVENIYDVPEYIEETTGNVGPSNVNASVSELKGEVSANEVSSSEIQKFTTNGDLKLHDVCRSIVCCGEDLRARDPFITTDSLIWSRNLNISVDGNGVESSTGNEELTCQQAETISGRSSPVNIRPPGTRRPGNIWMWAAPESTKRLLLSGGEGLGYVYSASDMDLVVFGRKGSMYQGSLVSIETSSVRDSVGVVLHRKRAPGIEPTYRNSWDGSIADIGATKFLQWIPTLSGTSLKSQSWSSLSQTTSEFLEEHMKRQASHTQNSPFVPNGFSADWLYDGSNEMDRNTGSYERGRDSIDQKYGKIRASDPGVDTSGEDLVDHAKKRQNSTM encoded by the coding sequence ATGGAACCATCCACACGTAGACACTGCGCGACTGGAGACGATGCTGAGGCGAGActactacatccatactcggctGCGGGTGATCCGGAGGGTCAACCACTATTGAAGGCCAGGAAGAAGACAAGTTTGTGTACGTCCAAAACTTCACCGAAGCCATGGAAGCGATACAAAGTTTCGTTGTTGGAGAAACTGGCGGCACGAGAGATCACTGGGGGCAGACGTATCCGCTTCCAGGCACCAAAGTGTAGCCCGAACAAAAAGCGCAAAGTCGCCCAAAGGGCGTTTGATACGACGGCGTCTCTATCGTCCGTGGACGCCACTCGCAATGAAGATAGTTCAGTTTTGTGTTGTGTAGGAGGGGACTCACTCGTAAAGTGTGTGAAGCCATTTGACATTGTACCGAGGGCAGTTTTTTGCTTTAGAGAACGGTTTGGTGATGGATCAGCTCGCAGCACGGCAGCGGACGGAAATAATACTGATGGACAATGTACTATTGTAGACTGCGATTATTGGCCGTGTAACGAGTCGGCATCGCCCAGTAATGGAATGATCGGTGACGTTCACCTCCAATCAGGGACTAGCACCCCAAAAGAGAGAATGGACTGCGACACTGGGAGATGCTTTAGAGGTCAGGAAACTGGAGTGGAGAACATATATGACGTGCCGGAGTATATAGAAGAGACGACAGGAAACGTTGGTCCATCGAATGTTAACGCATCAGTCAGCGAATTAAAAGGTGAAGTGTCTGCCAATGAGGTCTCTTCTTCTGAAATACAAAAATTCACAACTAACGGGGATCTGAAGTTGCATGACGTCTGCCGCAGTATAGTGTGCTGCGGGGAAGATCTTCGAGCGAGAGATCCATTCATTACAACGGACAGTTTGATCTGGAGCAGAAATCTAAATATTAGTGTGGATGGCAATGGTGTGGAATCCTCGACTGGTAACGAAGAGCTAACGTGCCAACAAGCTGAAACTATTAGTGGGAGGTCATCGCCGGTAAACATAAGACCACCAGGAACACGCAGACCAGGAAATATTTGGATGTGGGCTGCGCCTGAATCGACCAAACGCTTGTTGTTAAGTGGCGGGGAGGGCCTCGGATATGTGTACTCGGCTTCAGATATGGACCTGGTTGTGTTCGGTCGAAAGGGTAGCATGTACCAAGGCTCTTTAGTCAGCATTGAGACTTCCTCTGTGAGAGACAGCGTTGGTGTAGTGTTGCATAGAAAGCGCGCCCCAGGAATAGAACCGACGTACAGGAACAGCTGGGACGGCAGTATCGCGGATATAGGTGCCACAAAGTTTCTGCAGTGGATCCCTACTCTGTCCGGTACTTCACTGAAAAGTCAGAGCTGGTCCTCCCTTTCACAGACCACATCAGAATTTTTGGAAGAACATATGAAACGGCAGGCTTCTCACACACAGAACAGTCCGTTTGTTCCCAACGGATTTTCTGCGGATTGGCTGTACGATGGCAGTAATGAAATGGACCGTAATACCGGTAGTTACGAGAGGGGCCGTGATTCCATTGATCAGAAATATGGGAAAATACGAGCGTCAGATCCCGGGGTGGACACCTCGGGCGAAGATCTCGTGGACCATGCAAAAAAACGGCAAAATTCCACGATGTAA